From the Solanum lycopersicum chromosome 10, SLM_r2.1 genome, one window contains:
- the LOC101268326 gene encoding probable plastid-lipid-associated protein 11, chloroplastic has protein sequence MATCFFSLPNSFPSKPKSHKRPIHSSSLTSQSQKIHLLNLISDQERGLKTQSDPQKLSQIIQAIDDLGSIGRDTVTTGSSLSATWRLLWTTEKEQLFIIKNASFFGTKAGDVLQVIDVEKKTLNNVITFPPDGVFFVRSTIEVASSQRVNFRFTSAVLRGKNWEFPLPPFGQGWFETVYLDDDIRVVKDIRQDYLIVERAPYTWKE, from the exons ATGGCAACCTGCTTCTTCTCTCTTCCAAATTCCTTCCCTTCTAAACCCAAATCCCACAAAAGACCCATCCATTCTTCTTCCCTCACATCTCAATCCCAAAAAATCCATCTTCTCAACCTGATTTCTGACCAAGAACGTGGTCTAAAGACTCAATCTGACCCCCAAAAGCTCTCACAAATAATCCAAGCTATTGACGATTTGGGTTCCATTGGACGTGATACTGTCACCACTGGAAGTTCCCTTTCAGCCACTTGGCGTTTGCTTTGGACTACGGAGAAAGAACagctttttattattaagaatgCTTCCTTTTTTGGTACTAAAGCTGGTGATGTTCTACAGGTTATTGATGTTGAGAAAAAAACTCTTAACAATGTTATCACTTTCCCACCTGATGGGGTTTTCTTTGTTCGGTCTACTATTGAAGTTGCATCTTCTCAGCGTGTAAATTTCAG ATTCACAAGTGCAGTTCTGCGTGGAAAAAATTGGGAATTTCCTCTACCACCATTTGGACAAGGGTG GTTTGAGACTGTGTACCTTGATGATGATATTCGAGTAGTCAAAGATATCAGGCAAGATTACCTGATTGTCGAACGTGCTCCTTATACTTGGAAAGAATGA